A genome region from Nitrospira sp. includes the following:
- the thiC gene encoding phosphomethylpyrimidine synthase ThiC, translating into MSEAHTQNGSNNGHGSKPSTARLTTTPFAASHKVHVDGALPGVRVPMREISLTPTQSANGQGSTPNQPITIYDTSGPYTDPNVTIDVRAGLQPLRRAWIESRQDTEELPQVTSQYGRQRAADPKLTDLRFTHIRKPLRAKAGHNVSQMHYAKKGIITPEMEFIAIRENQSRARAKELMASSNGHGGGVLQHPGQAWGARIPAIITPEFVRDEVARGRAIIPNNINHPETEPMIIGRNFLVKINSNIGNSAVASSIEEEVEKMIWSIRWGADTVMDLSTGKNIHETREWIIRNSPVPIGTVPIYQALEKVNGKAEDLTWEIFRDTLIEQAEQGVDYFTIHAGVLLRYVPMTAKRMTGIVSRGGSIHAKWCLSHHQENFAYTHFEEICEIMKAYDVAFSLGDGLRPGSIADANDEAQFAELETLGELTKIAWKHDVQVMIEGPGHVPMHMIQENMEKQLKECQEAPFYTLGPLTTDIAPGYDHITSGIGAAMIGWYGCAMLCYVTPKEHLGLPTKEDVKVGVVTYKIAAHAADLAKGHPGAQVRDNALSKARFEFRWEDQFNLSLDPDTARSYHDATLPDNAAKVAHFCSMCGPHFCSMKITQDVRDYAAQKQLEEQQAIQIGMKEKSEEFKKAGAEIYL; encoded by the coding sequence ATGAGCGAGGCCCATACACAGAACGGTTCCAACAACGGCCACGGCTCCAAGCCCTCGACCGCACGCCTCACCACGACCCCGTTTGCGGCCTCGCACAAGGTGCACGTCGACGGTGCGCTCCCCGGTGTCCGAGTCCCGATGCGCGAAATCAGCCTGACGCCCACACAGTCGGCCAACGGCCAGGGCTCCACACCCAATCAGCCGATTACGATTTACGACACCTCCGGCCCTTATACCGATCCAAATGTAACGATCGATGTGCGCGCCGGGTTGCAACCCTTGCGCCGGGCCTGGATCGAGAGTCGTCAGGATACGGAAGAACTTCCGCAGGTCACGTCCCAGTATGGACGTCAGCGAGCGGCGGACCCGAAATTGACCGACCTCCGGTTTACCCATATTCGGAAGCCGCTTCGGGCCAAGGCAGGACACAACGTCAGCCAGATGCACTATGCCAAGAAGGGCATCATCACACCTGAAATGGAATTCATCGCCATCCGGGAGAACCAATCCAGGGCAAGGGCCAAGGAGTTGATGGCATCGAGCAACGGCCATGGCGGCGGCGTGCTGCAGCATCCCGGTCAGGCCTGGGGTGCGCGTATTCCCGCCATCATCACCCCCGAATTCGTGCGCGACGAAGTGGCCCGCGGACGCGCCATTATCCCGAATAACATCAATCACCCGGAAACCGAACCGATGATCATCGGCCGGAACTTTCTCGTGAAGATCAATTCGAACATCGGTAATTCCGCGGTTGCTTCCTCGATCGAGGAAGAAGTCGAAAAGATGATCTGGTCGATCCGTTGGGGCGCCGACACCGTCATGGACCTCTCGACCGGGAAGAACATTCACGAGACACGCGAGTGGATCATCCGGAACTCCCCCGTGCCGATCGGCACCGTGCCGATCTATCAGGCACTCGAAAAGGTCAACGGCAAGGCCGAAGATCTGACCTGGGAAATTTTCCGGGATACACTGATCGAGCAGGCCGAACAGGGCGTCGATTATTTCACGATCCACGCCGGCGTCCTGCTGCGCTATGTCCCGATGACGGCGAAACGCATGACCGGCATCGTCTCACGTGGTGGCTCCATCCATGCCAAATGGTGCCTCTCGCACCATCAGGAAAACTTCGCGTATACCCACTTCGAAGAGATCTGCGAAATCATGAAAGCCTACGATGTGGCCTTCAGCCTGGGCGATGGCTTGCGGCCCGGTTCGATTGCCGATGCCAATGACGAGGCGCAGTTCGCCGAACTGGAGACCTTGGGCGAACTCACCAAGATCGCATGGAAACATGATGTCCAGGTGATGATCGAAGGGCCCGGCCATGTGCCAATGCATATGATTCAAGAGAACATGGAGAAGCAGTTGAAAGAATGCCAGGAGGCGCCCTTTTATACGCTGGGGCCGCTCACCACGGACATTGCCCCGGGGTATGACCACATCACGTCAGGCATCGGTGCGGCGATGATCGGCTGGTATGGCTGCGCAATGCTCTGTTACGTCACGCCGAAAGAACACCTTGGCCTCCCGACCAAGGAGGACGTGAAGGTCGGAGTCGTCACGTACAAAATTGCCGCCCACGCCGCAGACCTGGCCAAGGGCCATCCTGGCGCGCAAGTGCGTGATAATGCCTTATCGAAGGCGCGCTTCGAGTTCCGCTGGGAAGATCAATTCAACCTGTCCCTGGACCCGGACACCGCTCGCTCGTACCACGATGCCACGCTGCCGGACAATGCCGCGAAGGTCGCGCATTTCTGCAGCATGTGCGGACCGCATTTCTGTTCGATGAAGATCACGCAGGACGTCCGCGACTATGCCGCGCAGAAACAGCTGGAAGAGCAACAGGCCATCCAGATCGGCATGAAAGAAAAGTCTGAAGAATTTAAGAAGGCCGGTGCCGAGATTTATCTGTAG
- a CDS encoding antibiotic biosynthesis monooxygenase codes for MPHVLIIHDVDAYPAWKAVFDDAADLRKRAGEISYHLLRYDEDANRIVHFSAWSSLENARRFFESPELVELRRAAGVKAPEFLYLHEIERGIL; via the coding sequence ATGCCCCACGTATTGATCATTCACGACGTCGATGCCTACCCAGCCTGGAAAGCCGTCTTCGACGACGCGGCGGATCTCAGGAAACGTGCCGGGGAAATCAGTTACCATCTCCTGCGGTACGATGAGGATGCCAACCGCATCGTCCACTTCTCGGCCTGGTCTTCGTTAGAAAACGCCCGGCGATTCTTCGAGTCGCCGGAGTTGGTCGAATTGAGGCGAGCCGCCGGCGTGAAGGCGCCGGAGTTTCTGTATCTACACGAAATTGAGCGAGGGATCCTCTAG
- a CDS encoding transcriptional regulator: MPLTRQFKDTVTARVERDPRFREALFTEAMNAYFAGDTTVGKAILRDLVNATIGFEELALTLKKPSKSLHRMLAPRGNPSTDNFFSILSALQKKTHVKLRVTAKAS, from the coding sequence ATGCCACTCACACGACAGTTCAAAGACACGGTCACGGCCCGCGTGGAGCGTGATCCGCGCTTTCGTGAGGCGCTGTTTACCGAGGCGATGAATGCCTATTTCGCCGGCGATACCACTGTGGGCAAAGCCATCCTCCGTGATCTGGTTAATGCCACCATCGGGTTTGAAGAGTTAGCCCTGACCCTCAAGAAGCCGAGCAAAAGCCTGCATCGGATGTTGGCCCCGCGCGGGAATCCAAGTACAGACAACTTCTTCAGTATCTTAAGCGCGCTCCAGAAGAAGACTCACGTCAAATTGCGCGTGACGGCCAAAGCCAGCTAA
- a CDS encoding YajD family HNH nuclease: MTRSNQSQRDHDLRERALKLFPWICAHCGREFDGKKLSQLTVHHKDHNHANNPPDGSNWELLCLYCHDNEHQRYQAAGESEESPPRRKQDQPSTFTPFAHLSDLLKHKT; encoded by the coding sequence ATGACACGGAGCAACCAGTCTCAGCGCGACCACGATCTGCGAGAACGTGCGCTCAAATTATTTCCGTGGATCTGTGCGCACTGCGGGCGTGAATTCGACGGGAAGAAACTGAGCCAGCTCACGGTCCACCACAAGGACCATAACCATGCCAACAATCCGCCCGATGGGAGCAACTGGGAGTTGCTCTGTCTCTACTGTCACGACAATGAGCACCAGCGATACCAAGCCGCTGGCGAGTCGGAAGAATCGCCGCCTCGCCGGAAGCAAGACCAACCTTCGACCTTCACGCCCTTCGCCCATCTCTCAGACTTGCTCAAACACAAAACCTAG
- the nadA gene encoding quinolinate synthase NadA: MKTVATLPRPITDYQALSAEELFERTRAAKRTLGDRVMILGHNYQRDEVIQHADFRGDSLILAQVAEQRSDRPYVVFCGVHFMAETADVLSRSSQTVILPDMAAGCSMADMAAIEQVEQCWDALGRVLPVEETVMPAVYVNSAAILKAFCGEHGGLTCTSSNARKVIEWSWARREKILFFPDEHLGRNTANKMGIPREQMIVWDPYMPRGGNSVEAIQRAKLILWKGHCSVHQMFQPSHVDYFRKQYPDAKVIVHPECHEDVVNKADLVGSTEFIIRTITAAPAGTTWAVGTELNLVNRLKHEQTDKKVFFLSSTVCQCATMYRIDAPHLCWALENLADGHVVNRIVVPDDEKQLAKVALDRMMALS, from the coding sequence GTGAAAACGGTCGCCACGCTTCCTCGTCCCATTACCGACTATCAAGCCTTGTCTGCCGAAGAACTCTTCGAACGGACCCGCGCGGCCAAACGGACGCTGGGCGACCGGGTGATGATCCTCGGCCATAATTATCAACGCGATGAAGTCATTCAGCATGCCGATTTCCGGGGCGACTCTCTGATCCTTGCGCAAGTGGCCGAGCAGCGTTCCGACCGCCCCTATGTCGTGTTTTGTGGCGTGCACTTCATGGCGGAAACCGCCGACGTGTTGAGCCGTTCCAGTCAAACGGTCATTCTCCCCGACATGGCGGCGGGCTGTTCCATGGCTGACATGGCGGCGATCGAGCAGGTCGAGCAGTGCTGGGATGCGCTCGGGCGCGTGTTGCCGGTCGAAGAGACGGTCATGCCGGCGGTCTATGTGAATTCCGCAGCCATTCTGAAAGCCTTCTGCGGCGAACATGGCGGGCTCACCTGCACCTCGTCCAACGCGCGGAAGGTCATCGAATGGAGCTGGGCGAGGCGCGAGAAGATCCTGTTTTTCCCCGATGAACACTTGGGCCGCAACACGGCCAATAAGATGGGTATTCCCCGCGAGCAGATGATCGTCTGGGATCCCTACATGCCTCGCGGCGGTAACTCTGTAGAGGCGATTCAGCGAGCCAAGTTAATCCTCTGGAAGGGCCATTGCAGCGTGCATCAGATGTTCCAGCCTTCCCACGTGGACTATTTCCGCAAGCAGTACCCGGACGCCAAGGTGATTGTGCATCCCGAATGCCATGAGGATGTGGTGAACAAGGCCGACCTGGTCGGCTCGACGGAGTTCATCATCCGCACCATTACGGCAGCGCCGGCGGGCACCACCTGGGCGGTCGGAACAGAATTGAATTTGGTCAATCGCTTGAAGCATGAGCAGACCGACAAGAAGGTGTTTTTCCTCTCCTCGACGGTCTGCCAATGCGCCACCATGTACCGGATCGATGCCCCGCATCTCTGCTGGGCGTTGGAAAACCTGGCCGACGGCCATGTCGTGAACCGGATCGTGGTTCCGGATGACGAAAAGCAGTTGGCGAAGGTGGCCCTGGACCGCATGATGGCCCTCAGTTGA